The following coding sequences are from one Schizosaccharomyces osmophilus chromosome 1, complete sequence window:
- the scp1 gene encoding Sre1 cleavage activating protein, Scap Scp1, whose product MKFTAFKGCRTTKKSTRALFPAFIANYSYCIASNPWYFILIFTLLSITGVYSALVAYQQSLSDSSLTTWSAWFAESTNARPSVITKQLYLLGTNSSVYSEDYLSNAYRWETSFHEYLAHNDYPCIRDEKSCVTISPIPKFYEKVNPIAKYSYTQCLPEEPRLSNNDTIAEGRDSLSAFVITYFLKPEQLDTFDSVLRSFSSDSPQLYASTIDRNPTTVVAQLPDIIRIHRWYLWFGFGVLLYGYLYLSLVRLQDVRAKFGLTSTIFIQSGTAYLSACSILYFFERTGPICPWPIAYYIIIFMDIENSFRLLRMVIASPPTKRVPSRVMGGFTATFLTSLTSLFTKLVTLFILSFFVYPLVQEFCLFLACSFVISFMLHMSFFLAVLSVDIRRLELQDFLDAPTSAITTKWCFKYLDFFKFLWSPCIINNLGVFSLYAYIIFLQLRSSMQINGFWRLASPNIRFLITLYHRLGRITRERKLFPLITTGWFADSSFLKSLAQKTDTDELIFALYRPIIIDTIDRDDYTSIYNSFYDRRVWRWSTFFSVLFIIDFAVGVLVKGLLRGWSDHDENANDESLHQEKFLIQPIPLHHQLDILKIAISSNHKILASYGLDKCLVVWDLQTSRVKLKLNKQQMPKTIKTFAIDPNGNLIALFSKDILYILDVNTPCLLFQCFFQCQTKGKLDAFWLPDKHLSEEIKVYNLVVTEPSGEIQVFRIKLDGGVADIFLEHKFKLGVAIFKSVPILSPIANRFICFTAENRVIVYTKKGSEWIPSNMNENNKISSEKIKDIFPISPADILFIADESKVAMVNLKDNRVIYNFAISNVADGTLTVGVSNSRFVKGQFRISSISFCFVHQTTRNVVYRHYENADNESYMVLNEWDMGPNQVDLHDPDNSIMEHSFESLEESNHEMNDLGSWVMSFDGMYVYGIRKQKNIKKPHVSQPVNLYANASLRNRKQKLNHRHEWTSYVPLLDSYLQEVRHKRSLRGNAGSQSWEVWMYSQAEKRERTRQLKMFNQLYIADPGPSLVISQRSVAITLGNYITFVGYDSKNAREFYYDNVSYEMNIILEQKRKSLM is encoded by the exons ATGAAATTCACAGCATTCAAAGGCTGCCGAACTACGAAAAAATCGACCCGGGCTCTTTTCCCTGCCTTCATAGCCAATTACAGCTATTGTATAGCTAGTAATCCTTggtattttattttgatatttACTCTTTTATCAATTACTGGTGTTTATTCCGCGTTAGTCGCGTATCAGCAATCCCTGTCGGATTCATCATTGACTACTTGGTCTGCTTGGTTTGCAGAATCTACAAATGCTAGGCCGTCTGTTATTACGAAGCAACTGTACCTTCTAGGAACAAATTCATCAGTATATTCTGAAGATTACCTTTCAAACGCTTATAGATGGGAAACCAGTTTCCATGAATATTTGGCCCACAACGATTATCCCTGTATTAGGGACGAAAAATCTTGTGTAACTATTTCTCCAATACCAAAATTTTACGAAAAGGTAAATCCAATTGCGAAATATTCCTACACACAGTGTCTTCCTGAAGAACCGCGCTTATCAAATAACGATACAATTGCTGAAGGGAGAGATTCTCTGAGTGCTTTTGTGattacttattttttaaagcctGAACAATTAGATACTTTTGATTCTGTACTGCGGAGTTTTAGTTCAGATTCACCCCAACTGTATGCTAGTACAATTGACCGGAATCCGACGACGGTTGTTGCTCAACTTCCGGATATTATACGCATCCACCGATGGTACTTATGGTTTGGATTTGGAGTATTACTATACGGATATTTATACCTGTCTTTAGTTCGTCTACAGGATGTTCGTGCCAAGTTTGGTTTAACCTCAACAATTTTTATTCAGAGTGGAACAGCTTATCTTTCCGCTTGTTCTATcctttatttctttgaaaggACTGGACCTATCTGTCCTTGGCCAATAGCTTACTATATAATAATCTTTATGGACATAGAAAATTC GTTTCGTCTTTTAAGAATGGTCATTGCATCGCCGCCGACCAAACGCGTCCCATCACGCGTAATGGGAGGGTTTACCGCTACCTTTTTAACATCGTTGACATCCTTATTCACAAAGCTAGTGACGCTATTCATTTTAAGTTTCTTTGTATACCCGCTTGTTCAAGAATTCTGTTTGTTTCTCGCTTGCTCTTTTGTTATAAGTTTTATGCTGCATATGAGCTTTTTTCTCGCTGTACTTAGTGTTGATATCCGCCGTCTAGAACTTCAAGATTTTCTCGATGCTCCAACGTCTGCAATTACCACAAAGTGGtgttttaaatatttagatttttttaagtTTCTGTGGTCTCCTTGCATTATAAATAACTTGGGAGTTTTTTCGCTGTATGCATACatcatttttcttcaattaaGGTCGAGCATGCAAATTAATGGCTTCTGGCGACTTGCTTCTCCCAACATTCGCTTTCTCATCACTCTCTATCATAGACTAGGTAGAATCACTCGTGAGCGAAAGTTATTTCCTTTAATTACCACTGGATGGTTTGCcgattcttctttcctAAAGAGTTTAGCACAAAAAACTGATACGGATGAActtatttttgctttgtatAGACCAATCATTATAGATACCATTGACCGAGATGATTACACAAGCATATACAACTCGTTTTACGATAGACGAGTATGGAGATGGTCAACCTTCTTTAGCGTTCTATTCATCATTGATTTTGCCGTTGGTGTCTTGGTAAAAGGATTACTACGGGGCTGGTCCGATCACGATGAGAACGCAAATGATGAATCATTACaccaagaaaagtttttgattcAACCCATTCCACTTCATCATCAACTTGATATTCTAAAAATTGCGATTTCTAGCAATCATAAAATATTGGCTAGTTATGGTTTGGATAAGTGCCTTGTCGTCTGGGATTTACAGACGAGTCGTGTAAAACTGAAGTTGAATAAACAGCAAATGCCAAAAACTATCAAAACTTTTGCAATTGATCCAAATGGAAATTTaattgctttgttttcgaaAGATATACTGTATATCTTGGATGTCAACACGCCTTGCTTGTTATTCCAATGCTTTTTCCAATGCCAAACTAAAGGCAAATTAGATGCATTTTGGCTTCCTGATAAGCACTTAAGTGaggaaataaaagtatACAACTTGGTGGTGACAGAACCTTCGGGCGAGATTCAGGTTTTTCGCATTAAATTAGATGGTGGAGTTGCAGATATATTTTTGGAACATAAATTTAAGTTAGGTGTTGCCATTTTCAAATCTGTGCCGATACTTTCTCCTATAGCAAATCGCTTCATTTGCTTTACCGCTGAAAACAGGGTGATAGTCTACACCAAAAAGGGTTCTGAATGGATACCTAGTAATATGAAcgaaaataacaaaatatcatctgaaaaaatcaaagataTTTTTCCTATTTCTCCAGCCGACATACTTTTTATTGCTGATGAAAGCAAGGTTGCAATGGTCAATCTTAAGGATAACCGCGTGATTTATAACTTTGCCATTTCGAATGTCGCCGATGGTACTCTGACCGTCGGAGTCAGTAACAGCAGATTTGTGAAAGGTCAATTTCGCATATCATCtatatctttttgttttgttcaCCAAACGACAAGAAATGTTGTCTATCGTCATTATGAGAATGCAGATAATGAGTCTTATATGGTATTAAATGAATGGGACATGGGTCCGAACCAGGTAGATTTGCATGACCCCGACAATTCAATCATGGAGCATTCGTTTGAAAGCCTTGAAGAAAGCAACCATGAGATGAACGACCTTGGTTCATGGGTGATGAGCTTCGATGGAATGTATGTATATGGAAtaaggaaacaaaaaaacataaaaaagcCGCATGTATCTCAACCGGTGAATTTGTACGCCAATGCTTCCCTTCGTaatcgaaaacaaaagctaaATCATCGCCATGAGTGGACTTCTTATGTACCGCTTCTAGATTCGTATTTGCAAGAAGTAAGACATAAGAGATCGCTACGAGGAAACGCAGGCTCTCAGTCATGGGAAGTATGGATGTATTCACAGGCAGAAAAACGCGAGCGGACAAGGCAACTAAAAATGTTCAACCAACTATATATAGCTGATCCAGGTCCAAGCTTGGTAATATCCCAACGCTCAGTTGCTATTACACTCGGAAATTATATTACATTCGTTGGCTATGACAGCAAGAATGCACGAGAGTTTTACTACGACAATGTTTCCTACGAGATGAACATCATTTTagagcaaaaaagaaaaagtttgatGTGA
- the mrpl3 gene encoding mitochondrial ribosomal protein subunit L44 has protein sequence MSILYKTSRLLHKQAHGIQVNTCRWNSTVKNGFIDEILSSKKALAKITTLSNRIGLQPKFPMNTLAQALIDKTAVQNASVSNEKLWTVGKILSDMYVLEKIKCLYPRLPEKGVQALQGGLLDSRALNRLGNSWGLEVQRWNEDPKQAYGKVLAKTTEVETTRVAGEVYKPDAMKRAILAILGAVHLEGGFKESKKFVDSHIFSRQLEPRTMLQILYPRRQLARLCRRLKLKDPVYRIDAETGRKSREPVFVIGAYSGPFCLGQGQASSLDLAEQQAAYNAVLSYYIHSPPFEQFPSETLQTSTASFSPIPYISPGELVL, from the exons ATGTCTATATTGTATAAAACGTCTCGGTTGCTTCATAAACAGGCTCATGGAATTCAAGTGAACACATGCCGATGGAATAGTACTGTCAAAAATGGATTCATCGATGAAATATTATCTTCTAAAAAGGCTTTAGCCAAAATAACTACTCTGAGCAATAGAATTGGGTTGCAACCAAAATTTCCGATGAATACTTTGGCGCAGGCCTTAATTGATAAAACGGCTGTGCAAAATGCATCAGTTTCCAACGAGAAGTTGTGGACAGTTGGAAAAATTTTGAGTGATATGTATGTTTTAGAGAAAATCAAGTGTTTATATCCGCGACTACCAGAGAAAGGAGTTCAAGCACTACAAGGCGGGTTGCTAGACTCACGCGCTTTAAATCGCCTGGGAAATTCTTGGGGTTTAGAAGTACAACGTTGGAATGAGGACCCTAAACAGGCTTATGGAAAAGTTTTAGCAAAAACAACCGAAGTTGAAACTACTCGAGTGGCTGGGGAGGTTTATAAACCAGACGCCATGAAACGAGCTATTCTCGCTATTTTGGGAGCAGTACATTTGGAAGGG GGGttcaaagaatccaaaaagtttgttGATAGTCATATATTTTCTCGTCAATTAGAACCTCGAACTATGCTGCAAATCCTCTATCCACGCAGACAGCTGGCTCGGTTATGTAGGAGACTCAAGCTCAAAGATCCTGTTTACAGGATCGATGCTGAAACTGGCCGGAAAAGCAGAGAACCTGTCTTCGTCATCGGCGCTTATTCTGGTCCATTTTGTCTTGGTCAAGGTCAAGCAAGTAGTTTGGATTTAGCTGAACAGCAG GCTGCTTACAATGCCGTTCTATCTTACTACATTCATTCTCCTCCTTTTGAACAATTTCCTAGCGAAACACTACAAACATCAACCGCATCATTTTCACCCATTCCCTATATTTCACCCGGAGAATTGGTTCTGTAA
- a CDS encoding 60S acidic ribosomal protein Rpp1-1-like has protein sequence MKEGYTLPNTKMSASELATSYSALILADEGIEISSDKLLALTKAANVEVEPIWATIFAKALEGKDLKELLLNIGSGAGAAAPAAAAAPAGEAPVEEKKEEAKAEEESDEDMGFGLFD, from the exons ATGAAAGAAGGGTATACTTTACCAAACACCAAAATGTCTGCCTCTGAACTTGCTACAAGTTACTCCGCTCTCATCTTGGCTGACGAGGGTATTGAGATTTCC TCTGACAAGCTTTTGGCTTTGACCAAGGCTGCCAATGTCGAAGTTGAACCCATCTGGGCTACCATTTTCGCTAAGGCTCTTGAGGGCAAGGACTTGAAGGAACTCCTCTTGAACATTGGATCCGGTGCCGGTGCTGCCGCCCCTGCTGCTGCCGCTGCTCCTGCTGGTGAAGCTCCTGTCGaggagaagaaggaagaggCCAAGGccgaagaagaatcagACGAAGAT ATGGGATTCGGTTTGTTTgattaa
- the trs23 gene encoding TRAPP I, II, and III complex subunit Trs23, with protein MHAILIINRAGSLIFHREYGPATTSLTPNEYLILAGTIHGVHAISTQISPLPGSSGIQCLEATTFNMHILQTHTGVKFVLFTDKKNTNVLPHLQKYYELYADYVLKNPFYTLEMPIKCQLFEEQLKRYIDSH; from the exons ATGCATGCCATCTTAATCATTAACCGTGCAGGATCTCTGATTTTTCATCGTGAATATGGGCCGGCTACGACATCACTAACACCAAATGAATACTTGATTCTAGCTGGAACCATTCATGG TGTTCACGCCATTTCTACGCAAATTAGTCCTTTGCCAGGATCCTCTGGAATTCAATGCTTAGAAGCTACAACGTTCAATATGCACATCTTACAAACGCATACCGGAGTCAAATTTGTGTTATTTACagacaagaaaaacactAACGTACTACctcatttacaaaaatacTACGAGCTTTACGCAGATTACGTTCTGAAAAACCCTTTTTACACTTTGGAGATGCCTATTAAATGCCAATTATTTGAAGAACAGCTGAAAAGATACATAGATTCTCATTga
- the ctf1 gene encoding mRNA cleavage and polyadenylation specificity factor complex RNA-binding subunit Ctf1, which produces MMLVVAIRFLYATTSMSMTVGNVVFVGNIPYDISERQMTEILEQVGPVKQFKLVMDLETGNGKGYGFCEFFDSETTALAVQRLNNREFFGPRKIRVEFPSNDPRRHQNYGFQEKHGDPSSSYDPSHATPRYPSIQNAPPHLRPHSLASNVHPPHASDYSIPTMPTTSSIPQTSSATSEFNTQANLNTARRGPYPASSYHPYTSSSGVPPAVPSYPVPSTATPSISSTPSATPLPSTGSKAGTEAPQPYSVPPSVAKVFSSFTAQELLTMLTQLQTVVHVAPDEARRLLNANPALPYAAFQAMLLMNMIDSRVLQQVVLSMRNNPTPPAPQAPSRPTSTARPDTSANKDPTNTEAKRMALINQLMTLTPEQIQSLPPAQREQIIAIRRQHGAF; this is translated from the exons ATGATGTTGGTTGTAGCGATCAGATTTCTCTACGCGACTACCAGCATGTCGATGACAGTAGGGAATGTGGTTTTTG TCGGAAATATACCATACGATATTTCTGAACGCCAAATGACAGAAATTCTTGAACAAGTGGGTCCTGTAAAGCAGTTCAAGCTGGTTATGGATTTGGAAACCGGTAATGGAAAAGGCTATGGATTTTGTGAGTTTTTTGACAGTGAGACAACTGCTTTAGCTGTTCAACGCCTTAATAATCGTGAATTTTTTGGACCTCGAAAAATCCGTGTGGAATTCCCTTCTAATGACCCCAGAAGACATCAGAATTACGGatttcaagaaaagcatGGAGACCCTTCTTCCTCATATGATCCTTCTCACGCAACTCCTCGATATCCTTCTATTCAAAACGCTCCTCCTCATCTTCGTCCTCATTCCCTTGCTTCGAACGTGCATCCCCCTCATGCCTCCGACTATAGCATTCCCACTATGCCGACTACTTCTTCTATTCCACAGACGTCTTCTGCTACCAGTGAATTTAATACGCAAGCAAATTTAAATACAGCACGCCGGGGTCCTTATCCAGCTTCTTCATACCATCCTTATACCTCGTCTTCTGGGGTTCCACCAGCTGTACCTTCGTATCCTGTTCCATCTACGGCTACTCCTTCTATCTCAAGTACACCCTCTGCAACGCCTTTACCTTCCACTGGTAGCAAAGCCGGTACCGAAGCACCACAACCTTACTCCGTTCCTCCTTCCGTTGCCAAagttttttcatctttcaCGGCACAAGAATTACTAACCATGCTTACTCAGCTTCAAACGGTGGTCCATGTAGCTCCTGATGAGGCTAGACGCTTATTAAATGCAAATCCCGCCCTTCCTTATGCTGCCTTCCAGGCCATGcttttaatgaatatgaTTGATTCTCGTGTATTACAACAGGTTGTTTTGTCAATGCGTAATAATCCTACTCCTCCTGCTCCTCAGGCTCCTTCACGTCCAACTTCAACCGCTCGTCCTGATACTTCTGCAAATAAAGATCCTACGAACACTGAAGCAAAACGA ATGGCACTTATAAATCAACTTATGACACTTACTCCCGAACAAATTCAGTCTTTACCACCCGCACAACGAGAACAAATTATTGCAATTCGTCGACAGCACGGTGCTTTCTAG
- the dad4 gene encoding DASH complex subunit Dad4, with protein MNNPMEEQQSALLGRIVNNVEKLNENVCRLNHALQNINMSNMNVELISQMWANYARNAKFHLEETGNLKDPI; from the exons ATGAATAACCCTATGGAAGAGCAGCAAAGCGCTCTTTTAGGAAGGATTGTGAATAATGTAGAgaaattgaatgaaaatgttTGCAGATTAAATCATGCATTGCAG AACATTAATATGTCAAACATGAACGTAGAATTAATAAGCCAAATGTGGGCAAACTATGCGCGAAATGCAAAATTCCATTTGGAAGAAACAGGCAATTTGAAGGATCCAATTTAA
- the vti1 gene encoding SNARE Vti1, with the protein METYEQEYRLLAADIEEKLNDLARTADNTASQACQRLLNEIDEVIGQIEIEAGSVPTAERGALNGRTRSYRTKLEEWRHVFKTEMASANRKALFGQRDTTADEYKGVDQDYDQRTRLLHGNNRLEEASQRLLDSQRVANETEGVGANILRDLHGQRNQLEHSLGVLGDTSGHLDRSLRTLKTMARRLAMNRFFTTGIIAILVILILLILYNKFR; encoded by the exons atGGAGACCTATGAGCAGGAGTACCG TTTACTTGCAGCGGATATTGAAGAGAAATTGAACGATTTGGCAAGAACTGCTGACAATACAGCGTCTCAGGCTTGTCAACGActtttaaatgaaattgaCGAAGTG ATTGGACAAATAGAGATTGAAGCCGGAAGTGTCCCCACTGCAGAGCGAGGTGCTTTGAATGGCCGGACCAGAAGCTATCGGACGAAATTAGAAGAATGGAGACATGTTTTT AAAACTGAAATGGCTAGTGCCAATCGAAAAGCCCTCTTTGGACAGCGAGATACTACAGCTGATGAGTATAAGGGTGTGGATCAAGATTATGATCAGAGAACTCGCTTGTTACATGGAAATAATCGACTGGAAGAAGCATCACAAAGGCTTCTCGATTCACAGCGTGTTGCCAACGAAACAGAGGGTGTAGGAGCAAACATTTTACGCGATCTTCATGGACAACGAAATCAATTGGAACATTCTTTAGGAGTG TTAGGAGATACATCTGGACATCTAGATCGCAGCTTGAGAACGTTGAAAACTATGGCGAGAAG ACTTGCCATGAACCGATTCTTTACAACAGGCATCATTGCTATTTTGGTCATTCTTATTCTTCTCATTCTTTACAATAAATTTCGCTAA
- the vps36 gene encoding ESCRT II complex subunit Vps36 — MTFYLETTSSSLPVLEAKEEIVHAQNCVGLYFDDKKSLDYANGTLYISQKHVFYVDFQNPKKNSLKIRLSDIVELNHSSRYFRSSPKVHLYLKFVQEKWACKICFYNNLGSTLDPCMNCGVAGRFRLLQADCHLTGEEKRKKGICPTCTFQNYPDLLFCEICGTQLTRLPTAEHIQLSFRNGGSSKFFEVLNEQRQELIENRSNALQDTNHLKKIINEKSLRIGGIHDLQQSHALKLAHNGQTLVRAFQDLDAFFSLTQETMELADQFVERIQNLAGFAKQSDQVQQLLKRTHQLGLLRNNYANMVSDNSNARLFQVELCKSISELLLNHLKSDTDTVTMTHAWAMYNRARKTELVSPADFAKACELFSNLDLGISVSKLSSGALLFQLKLPNQKEKFLSALMQTMQPSITISQCAMKLHWSIGVTMEQLESAESEGYIVRDIHEDIGFGVQYWKNQFQSFESELSHLLFSSQNNI, encoded by the coding sequence ATGACATTCTATCTTGAAACCACTAGTTCCAGCCTTCCAGTTCTCGaagccaaagaagaaattgtaCATGCACAAAATTGTGTTGGATTATATTTTGACGACAAGAAGAGTCTCGATTATGCGAATGGGACGTTATACATTTCCCAAAAACACGTTTTTTATGTAGATTTTCAAAACCCGAAAAAGAACTCTCTGAAAATTCGCTTGTCCGATATAGTTGAGCTAAATCACAGTTCACGGTATTTTCGATCTTCCCCAAAGGTTCATCTCTATCTTAAATTTGTGCAAGAGAAGTGGGCTTGTAAAATATGCTTTTACAATAATTTAGGGAGTACCCTGGATCCCTGCATGAATTGCGGCGTCGCAGGTCGATTTCGTCTTTTGCAAGCAGATTGCCATCTCACTggagaagagaaaagaaaaaagggaatttGTCCTACCTGCACTTTTCAAAACTACCCGGATTTATTGTTTTGCGAGATTTGCGGTACCCAGCTCACTCGTTTACCCACTGCAGAGCATATTCAACTTTCCTTTCGAAATGGTGGGTCTTCTaagttttttgaagtaCTCAATGAACAGAGGCAGgaattaattgaaaatagGAGTAACGCCTTACAAGATACTAATCATCTCAAGAAAATAATCAATGAAAAATCTCTACGAATAGGAGGAATTCATGATCTTCAGCAATCTCATGCCCTCAAACTTGCTCATAATGGGCAGACACTTGTTAGAGCATTTCAAGATTTAGACGCCTTTTTTTCGCTAACCCAAGAGACGATGGAATTGGCAGATCAATTCGTGGAGCGAATACAAAACCTTGCCGGATTTGCTAAGCAATCAGATCAAGTTCAGCAACTCTTGAAACGTACACATCAGTTGGGTTTATTGAGGAACAATTACGCAAACATGGTTTCTGACAACTCCAACGCGCGCTTATTTCAGGTGGAGCTATGTAAAAGTATTTCTGAATTATTACTTAATCATTTAAAATCCGATACCGATACCGTAACCATGACCCATGCCTGGGCTATGTATAACCGGGCTCGAAAAACTGAACTTGTTTCTCCAGCTGACTTTGCAAAAGCCTGCGAACTTTTTTCTAACCTTGACTTAGGAATTTCCGTTTCCAAGTTATCATCTGGAGCATTGTTATTTCAGCTCAAACTTCccaatcaaaaagaaaaattcctCTCTGCCTTAATGCAGACAATGCAGCCAAGTATAACGATCTCACAATGCGCTATGAAGCTGCATTGGTCTATTGGAGTGACCATGGAACAGCTTGAATCAGCAGAATCAGAGGGCTATATCGTAAGAGATATCCATGAAGATATTGGATTTGGAGTTCAGTATTGGAAGAATCAATTTCAATCTTTTGAGAGCGAACTAAGCCATCTTCTATTTTCATCTCAAAACAACATATGA
- the mnh1 gene encoding exon junction complex subunit translates to MSSDFYVRYYSGHYGRFGHEFLEFDYHSDGLARYANNSNYRNDSLIRKEMYVSPLVLKEVQAIVEESDIIKESDEQWPRKNKDGKQELEIRMNGQHIMFETSKLGSLADVQNSEDPEGLRVFYYLIQDLKALCFSLISLNFKLRPVKT, encoded by the exons ATGAGTAGTGATTTCTACGTGCGTTATTA TTCGGGTCACTATGGCCGATTTGGACATGAGTTTTTGG AGTTTGATTACCACAGCGATGGACTTG CCCGTTACGCCAACAATTCGAATTATAGAAACGATTCGCTGATTCGAAAAGAGA TGTACGTTAGTCCTTTAGTGTTGAAAGAAGTCCAAGCAATTGTGGAAGAAAGTGATATTATTAA AGAATCTGATGAGCAATGGCCTaggaaaaacaaggatGGGAAACAGGAATTAGAAATCCGAATGAACGGACAGCATATTATGTTTGAG ACTAGTAAACTGGGTAGTTTGGCGGATGTTCAAAATAGCGAAGACCCTGAAGGTTTGCGAGTATTTTACTATTTAATTCAAGATCTCAAAGCTTTGTGTTTCAGCTTAATTTCTCTCAATTTCAAGCTGCGACCAGTGAAAACATAG
- the rpa43 gene encoding DNA-directed RNA polymerase I complex subunit Rpa43, producing MPDLSLYKQTVDLYLSIAPAHSRNPLAAIHEHLDSMILSKMPRINGILLAYDNVQFLDKSAKVMYDSPFSYCWIRVDVLVFSPKKGDRLEGKINLVSPSHIGLLILGIFNASIPRKSIPSSWTFSEPDTTEEQGRWKTKEEKTVEPGQSLEFQVDGLQREAGLTMVQGTLIEKS from the exons ATGCCCGATTTATCATTGTACAAACAGACGGTCGATTTGTACCTTTCCATTGCTCCTGCGCATAGCAGGAATCCTCTTGCTGCCATTCATGAGCATCTGGATAGTATGATTCTCAGCAAAATGCCTCGAATCAATGGAATTTTGTTGGCGTACGACAATgttcaatttttggataAGAGCGCAAAAGTCATGTATGATTCTCCATTTTCCTATTGTTGGATTCGTGTAGACgttttagttttttctccaaagaaaggagaTCGTCTTG aaggaaaaattaATTTGGTGAGCCCTAGTCATATTggtcttttgattttgggGATTTTCAATGCATCCATTCCTCGGAAGTccattccttcttcttggACCTTTAGTGAACCGGATACTACAGAAGAACAAGGCCGCTGGAAGACTAAGGAAGAGAAGACCGTCGAGCCTGGGCAGTCGTTGGAATTTCAAGTAGATGG GCTTCAACGAGAGGCTGGCTTGACAATGGTGCAGGGAACGTTAATCGAAAAATCTTAG
- the atg3 gene encoding autophagy associated protein Atg3, whose translation MAQRLTSAFLNWREHITAASKSSNFETTGMISPDEFVLAGDYLVTKFPTWSWEYGDRIRGFLPKDKQYLVTRHVLSVPREINIDVNGDWVDVDTEDSKFKLSGMDDTSSVSSIHSEQSGSLPQERSNSAFGSTKIAGNLSDSESLPLQDEEEDDLQMVPLSVPRNEARRYDLYIVYDKYYRTPRLFLRGWNVGGQLLSMKDIYEDVSGEHAGKTVTMEPFPHYHSHNTMASVHPCKHASVLLKLIKQHRARNEPIRVDQYMVLFLKFVSTMLPYFEIDYTMQA comes from the exons ATGGCACAGCGATTAACATCAGCATTTTTGAACTGGCGGGAGCATATAACAGCCGCCAGTAAAAGCTCGAATTTTGAAACGACTGGAATGATAAGTCCTGATGAG TTTGTTCTAGCAGGCGATTATTTAGTAACAAAGTTTCCTACTTGGAGTTGGGAGTATGGCGATCGCATTCGAGGATTTTTACCTAAAGACAAGCAATATTTGGTAACCCGGCATG TCTTGTCTGTACCTAGAGAGATCAATATTGATGTCAATGGAGATTGGGTGGATGTAGACACGGAAGATTCCAAGTTTAAGCTTTCAGGCATGGACGACACTTCATCCGTAAGTAGTATTCATAGCGAGCAGAGCGGGTCTTTGCCTCAAGAACGATCTAATAGTGCTTTCGGATCTACTAAAATTGCCGGTAATTTGTCAGATTCCGAAAGTTTACCGCTACaggatgaagaagaagatgacCTGCAGATGGTTCCCCTTAGCGTTCCTCGAAACGAAGCTCGAAGATATGATCTGTACATTGTATATGACAAATATTATCGAACCCCGAGGTTATTTCTTCGTGGGTGGAATGTTGGTGGCCAGTTACTATCCATGAAAGATATTTACGAAGACGTATCCGGAGAGCATGCTGGAAAGACTGTCACCATGGAACCCTTTCCTCATTATCATTCTCATAATACAATGGCCAGTGTTCATCCGTGTAAACATGCTAGCGTCCTGCTGAAGCTCATAAAGCAGCACCGAGCAAGAAACGAGCCGATTCGTGTAGATCAATACATGGTCCTCTTTTTAAAGTTTGTTTCGACCATGCTTCCATACTTTGAAATTGACTATACCATGCAAGCCTAA